From one Candidatus Limnocylindrales bacterium genomic stretch:
- the istA gene encoding IS21 family transposase translates to MVRRERWEDIQRLRVEDRLSVSEISRRLGLDRKTVRKWLRQRRWEPYQRPDRGNTLLAEHAEFLKRRAPQVHYSARILFQELKSGRGYRGSYDTVKLFVRPLRAVQEQAECALTRFETAPGHQSQVDWGVARVHFRHQAVERHFFVLTLGFSRRGFYRGCPNEQLPTFLDCHEQAFEYFGGRTAEILYDRPRTVCHPGAEGRYSWNATFKSLADFWGFEPRLCRPYRAQTKGKVESAVKYVKRNFLPGRTFIDDRDFDEQLLAWMSDVADVRIHGTTHERPIDRFTAERASLVCTLGHPSFRHEARLSRIVADDYLVSLATNRYSVPFALIGKTVEVLRRDGRISVFHHGELVAEHAELTGKYQMSIQPEHGPGAIARNARQRRSQPAASVAASMDIAEVQVRDLSVYDRAAGVQVQP, encoded by the coding sequence ATGGTCAGGCGGGAGCGGTGGGAGGACATCCAGCGGCTGCGGGTGGAGGATCGGCTGTCGGTCTCGGAGATCAGCCGGCGACTGGGACTGGATCGGAAGACGGTGCGAAAGTGGCTGCGACAGCGGCGCTGGGAGCCGTATCAGAGGCCGGACCGCGGCAACACGCTGCTGGCCGAGCACGCCGAGTTCCTCAAGCGTCGTGCGCCGCAGGTTCACTACTCGGCCCGGATCCTGTTCCAGGAGCTGAAGTCCGGCCGTGGCTATCGCGGTAGCTACGACACCGTAAAACTCTTCGTCCGACCTCTGCGCGCCGTGCAGGAGCAGGCCGAGTGTGCGCTGACGCGGTTCGAGACTGCGCCGGGACATCAAAGCCAGGTCGACTGGGGCGTGGCGCGTGTCCACTTCCGCCACCAGGCCGTGGAGCGGCACTTCTTCGTGCTGACGCTCGGCTTCAGCCGTCGCGGCTTCTATCGCGGCTGCCCCAACGAGCAGTTGCCGACGTTCCTGGACTGCCACGAGCAGGCCTTTGAGTATTTCGGGGGTCGCACCGCCGAGATTCTCTACGACCGGCCGCGCACCGTCTGCCATCCCGGCGCCGAGGGGCGATACTCTTGGAATGCCACGTTCAAGTCCTTGGCGGACTTCTGGGGCTTTGAGCCGCGGCTGTGCCGGCCCTACCGGGCCCAGACCAAGGGAAAGGTCGAGTCCGCCGTCAAGTACGTCAAGCGCAACTTTCTGCCTGGTCGCACCTTCATCGACGACCGTGATTTCGACGAGCAACTCCTGGCCTGGATGTCCGACGTCGCCGACGTGCGCATCCATGGCACCACGCACGAGCGGCCAATCGACCGCTTCACCGCAGAGCGGGCAAGCCTGGTCTGCACGCTGGGACATCCCAGCTTCCGGCACGAGGCGCGTCTGTCGCGAATCGTGGCTGACGACTACCTGGTCAGCCTGGCCACCAACCGCTATTCGGTGCCGTTCGCACTGATTGGCAAGACCGTGGAGGTGCTGCGGCGCGACGGTCGCATCAGCGTCTTCCACCACGGCGAGCTCGTTGCCGAGCACGCCGAGCTGACCGGCAAGTACCAGATGAGCATCCAGCCCGAGCATGGACCCGGGGCAATCGCCCGCAATGCTCGGCAGCGGCGATCCCAGCCCGCGGCCAGTGTCGCGGCCAGCATGGACATCGCCGAAGTGCAGGTCCGCGACCTGAGCGTCTACGATCGCGCCGCCGGCGTGCAGGTGCAGCCGTGA